The DNA sequence ACGTTGTCAGGAAAATTGAAGATGGACCTGATATTTTATTCATAGACCGTCATTTTATTCATGAAGTAACCAGCCCTGTGGCTTTCCTGGGGCTGGCTAACCGCGGTTTGAAGGTCATGTTCCCGCAAAAGACATTTGCCACCGCCGACCATAATACACCCACTATTAACCAGCATTTGCCGGTGGAAGACCCGCTTTCTGCTAAACAGCTGCAGGCCCTGGAAGTAAACACAGCCCTGCACGGCATTTCGCATTGGGGGCTGGGAAATCCCAAGAACGGGATCGTTCACGTGGTAGGCCCTGAAAACGGGATCACGCTTCCGGGCATGACCATTGTCTGCGGGGATTCCCATACATCCACGCACGGCGCATTTGGCGCTATTGCCTTTGGCATCGGGACTTCCGAAGTGGAAATGGTACTTTCTTCGCAATGCATCATGCAGCCTAAGCCGAAGAAGATGCGCATTAACGTGAACGGGCGGCTGGGTCGCGGCATTACGCCGAAAGACGTAGCGCTTTATATTATATCGAAGCTAACGGCTGCGGGAGCTACCGGTTATTTTGTGGAATATGCCGGTGAAGTTTTTCGCAACATGAGCATGGAAGGCCGAATGACGGTCTGCAACATGAGCATTGAAATGGGAGCCCGCGGGGGCATGGTAGCGCCGGACGAAACTACGTTTGCCTATATCAGGGACAGGGAGCAGGCGCCCTCCGGCGAAGCATGGGAGCAGGCGCTCAGTTATTGGAAGACCCTTAAATCCGACGAAGGGGCGGCTTTTGACCTGGAACACTACTTTGACGCCGCGGATATTGAGCCGATGATCACCTACGGAACCAATCCGGGGATGGGGATGGGCATTACGCAGCATATTCCTACGGCCGGAGAAGCAGGCGGAGGCAAGTCAAGTTATGAAAAGTCCCTGCAGTACATGGGCTTCCGGGAAGCGGAAGGAATGCTTGGAAAAAAAGTGGATTATGTGTTTATAGGCAGCTGTACAAACGGCCGCATTGAAGATTTCCGCTCCTTTGCTTCCATTGTGAAGGGCCGCAAAAAGGCGGATCATGTGACGGCCTGGATCGTTCCGGGATCGCATGTCGTTGAAAAGCAGATCAGGGAAGAAGGAATATACGATATCCTCATCGAAGCAGGCTTTGAATTACGCCAACCGGGTTGTTCAGCCTGCCTGGCAATGAACGACGATAAGATCCCCGCCGGAAAATATGCGGTCAGCACCAGCAACCGGAATTTTGAAGGGAGGCAGGGACCTGGTTCCAGGACCATGCTGGCAAGCCCGCTGGTAGCGGCTGCGGCTGCAGTGACGGGTGTAGTGACCGATCCGCGGGAACTGCTGGCCGAAGAGGAGCTTGTAGCGAGCTTGTAACAAGCGCTTGTAATTAAACGATCAGAATAATCAAGGATACAAAAATGGCTTACGATAAATTCACCGTGTTGAAAAGCAGGGCGGTGCCCATGCCCATCGAGAACGTGGATACCGACCAGATCATCCCTGCGCGGTTTTTGAAGGCAACGGAACGGAAGGGCTTTGGAGATAATCTATTTCGTGACTGGCGCTACGATGCCCAAGGGGCTCCCAGGAAGGATTTCGTATTAAATGACCCAACCTATTCAGGTAAAATACTGGTGGGCGGAAAGAACTTCGGCAGCGGCAGCAGCCGCGAGCATGCCGCCTGGGCGGTTTATGATTACGGCTTCCGATGCGTAGTTTCGAGCTTTTTCGCCGATATATTTAAGAATAATTCCCTGAACGTGGGCATCTTACCCGTGCAGGTAAGCCCAGAGTTTTTAGATAAATTATTTTCGGCCATTATCGCCAACCCGGAAACGGAACTGGAAGTATCCCTCCCCGAGCAGGTTATCCGCATTCCCGCAACGGGTGACAGCGAGTCATTTGACATTAACAGTTATAAGAAGCATAACCTGATGAATGGCTTTGACGATATTGACTACCTGCAGGCAATGAAAGACGATATCGGCGCTTTTGCCGAAAGGAGCCGGTATTAACAGCATTTCCACTATGCCAAAGCCAGCTGCCCGTTTCATTGAGATCATGGACACAACTCTTCGTGATGGAGAGCAAACCAATGGGGTTTCTTTTTCTCCCTCCGAAAAGCTGACCATTGCACGGCTGCTGCTGACAGAACTCAAGGTAGACCGGATTGAAATTGCCTCAGCGCGTGTGTCGGAAGGGGAGCTGGCGGCCGTAAAGGCAATCACCAAATGGGCAAAGGCAAACGATCTCCTGAACCGGGTGGAAGTACTCACTTTTGTGGACGGGGACGTGTCTGTTGACTGGATGCTGAAAGCAGGCGCGAAAGTCATGAACCTGCTTACCAAGGGTTCCCTTAATCACCTGACTCACCAGCTGAAGAAAAAGCCGGAGCAGCATTTTGCAGAAGTTGCCGCAGTCATTGCCCTTGCCGGGAAAAAGGGCCTGGAATGCAATATTTACCTGGAAGACTGGAGTAATGGTATGCGCCATTCCAGGGAATACGTTTTTCAGTACCTGGATTTCCTGCAGCATGAGCCTGTAAAAAGAGTCATGCTTCCCGATACGCTGGGAGTGCTGATCCCATCAGAGGCAGCGGCTTTTATTACCGAAACAGTTCAGCGTTATCCTGCGATTCATTTTGATTTTCATGCGCATAATGATTACGACCTGGGTACGGCCAATGTGCTGGAGGCGGTAAAGGCGGGCGTAAAGGGAATCCATCTGACCGTGAACGGCATGGGAGAAAGGGCAGGCAATGCTCCGCTTGCCAGCGCCATTGCGGTGCTGAATGATTTTGTGCCTTCGGTCAGGACATCCGTGGCCGAAAAGGCGCTCTACCGGGCCAGCAAATTGGTGGAAACCTTTTCAGGGCTTCGCATACCCGGTAATAAGCCGGTAGTGGGGGAGAACGTGTTTACGCAAACGGCCGGCATTCATGCCGACGGCGATAAGAAAAATAAACTTTATTTCAGCGACCTCATGCCCGAACGTTTCGGGCGTCAGCGTGTGTACGCGCTGGGGAAGACCAGCGGCAAAGCCAATATCGAAAACAACCTGCTGCAGCTGGGCATTCACCTTTCCGAACCCGACCTGAAAAAGGTGACAAAGCGGATCATTGAACTGGGCGACCGTAAAGAAGCGGTGACCCAGGCCGATCTTCCCTTTATTATTTCCGATATTCTTGACAGTAAAACCATCGGGGAAAAAGTAAAGATAGAGAACTATGTACTTACCCATTCCCGGGACCTGAAGCCTTCCGTTACGCTGAAGATACGGGTAGAAGGCGAGCTGTATGAAGAAAGCGCACAGGGAGACGGCCAGTACGACGCCTTTATGAACGCCCTGAAAAAGGTGTACCGGAAAAGGAAACAGGAATTACCGGCCCTTACCGATTACAGCGTGCATATTCCGCCTGGCGGAAAAAGCGATGCGCTTTGTGAAACGATCATTACCTGGAAGTACAATAAGAAAGAATTTAAGACCAGGGGGCTTGACAGCGACCAGACGGTTTCCGCCATCAAGGCAACCCAGAAAATGTTGAATCTATAATAAATCATGGCAAGCAAACAGATTTTAGTTGTTCCAGGTGATGGAATAGGACAGGAAGTAACTGCAGTAGGCAAAAAAGTATTGGATAAGATAGCCGGTAAATTCGGGCATACGTTTACTTATGATGAAGCGCTGGTGGGCCATGCGGCTATCGAAGCTACCGGCAATCCGCTGCCGGATGAAACGCTGGCAAAGATGAAGAACTCAGACGCTGTCCTTTTCGGCGCGGTAGGGCACCCGAAATACGATAATGACCCTTCGGCAAAAGTGCGTCCGGAACAGGGATTGCTAAAAATGCGCAAGGAACTGGGTTTGTATGCCAATCTTCGGCCTATTAAATTGTTTGACGAGCTGCTGGGCGCGTCCAGCATTAAGGAAGACATACTTCGCGGAGCCGATATTTTATTTTTCCGGGAACTCACCGGCGATATTTATTTCGGGGAAAAGGGAAGGAAGAACAATGGCGACACCGCCTATGACCTGGCCGAATACAGCCGCTTTGAAGTGGAACGCATTGCCCGCAAGGCATTTGACTCCGCCCGGACGAGAAGGAAAAAACTATGCTCAGTAGACAAGGCAAATGTGTTGGAAACTTCCAGGCTGTGGAGGGAAGTGGTGCAGAAAATAGCCCCGGAATACCCGGATGTAGAAGTGGAATACCAGTTTGTTGATGCAACGGCGATGCTGCTGATAAAGGATCCTAAGCGTTTTGACGTGGTGGTGACCGCCAATCTTTTCGGCGATATCCTTACGGACGAAGCTTCGCAAATTGCCGGTTCTATGGGCATGCTGGCTTCGGCCTCCATCGGCGACGGTACTGGCGTTTACGAACCTATTCACGGCTCGGCACATGATATTACAGGGAAAGGAATTGCTAATCCCCTGGCCTCGGTACTTTCCGCCGCCTTATTGCTGGACATTTCTTTCGGAATGAAAGAAGAATCCGAACTGGTTATCAGCGCAGTTGATAAGCTGCTGAAGGCTGGCTTCCGTTCATCGGATATTGCAGATGCCGGCACTCCCGCCGAAAAGATCCTTGGAACAGAAGCAATGGGCGAGCAGGTCCTGAATTTTATTTAAAGATTGCCGCAAGACAAAGCAGCGCCTGCTAATTTTCAGGTGCGGATTTTCCGTTTCCGCGCCAGGATCTCCCATTCTTCTGTGAGCCGCCGGTCTTTAACCACATGTGCGGTTTCGTAGAGCGCCACGGTGGGGCAAATATGGTAGGGAATGCCGTACCAAAGGTCTCCGATACGGTGTGGTTCTCCCCGGGGAACCCGGACTACGAGGTGTTCCTCGCTTTGACTGAGCATTTCCGCTTCAGGCGCGTTAAGAAAACGCACTCGCTGCTGCAAAGGATTTTCGGCGGCAACCGATTTATGGCCCAGGTCGAGGCAAAGGGTCTGCTCATCAATTATTGAAACGACCCGTGAAAGCAACACAGCTGCGCAGGTAAAAGGCATATCGGGAAGTGCCTTGCCGTACCCTTCATCCCAAAAAACAAATGTTCCCGGGCTTGTTTCCACGTTTTTCCGCCGGGCATGAATCGGGAAGGTCGGGCTGCCGCCCATAATGACTTTCAGCGGGCCTCCGTCCATGGACTGAAGAGCTTCCTGCGTAATACGAAACGTTTCATCGGCTCTTTGGGTACGTTTGCCGGGATCTGTGTCACGAATATGGCCGTCATAGGCATGAAGGC is a window from the Anseongella ginsenosidimutans genome containing:
- a CDS encoding D-TA family PLP-dependent enzyme is translated as MAEWYKINNAEELDSPALLVYHDRISDNIRLAREISKDSSLLRPHVKTHKMREIAKMMLEAGIRKFKCATIAEAEMLAMSGCADVLLAYQPTKVKALRLLELTAAYPEVRFSCLIDNIETAGMLSGVFKGQVLEVFIDLNTGMNRTGIAPEKAAALFQECRKLENILVAGLHAYDGHIRDTDPGKRTQRADETFRITQEALQSMDGGPLKVIMGGSPTFPIHARRKNVETSPGTFVFWDEGYGKALPDMPFTCAAVLLSRVVSIIDEQTLCLDLGHKSVAAENPLQQRVRFLNAPEAEMLSQSEEHLVVRVPRGEPHRIGDLWYGIPYHICPTVALYETAHVVKDRRLTEEWEILARKRKIRT
- the leuB gene encoding 3-isopropylmalate dehydrogenase gives rise to the protein MASKQILVVPGDGIGQEVTAVGKKVLDKIAGKFGHTFTYDEALVGHAAIEATGNPLPDETLAKMKNSDAVLFGAVGHPKYDNDPSAKVRPEQGLLKMRKELGLYANLRPIKLFDELLGASSIKEDILRGADILFFRELTGDIYFGEKGRKNNGDTAYDLAEYSRFEVERIARKAFDSARTRRKKLCSVDKANVLETSRLWREVVQKIAPEYPDVEVEYQFVDATAMLLIKDPKRFDVVVTANLFGDILTDEASQIAGSMGMLASASIGDGTGVYEPIHGSAHDITGKGIANPLASVLSAALLLDISFGMKEESELVISAVDKLLKAGFRSSDIADAGTPAEKILGTEAMGEQVLNFI
- a CDS encoding alpha-isopropylmalate synthase regulatory domain-containing protein, translating into MPKPAARFIEIMDTTLRDGEQTNGVSFSPSEKLTIARLLLTELKVDRIEIASARVSEGELAAVKAITKWAKANDLLNRVEVLTFVDGDVSVDWMLKAGAKVMNLLTKGSLNHLTHQLKKKPEQHFAEVAAVIALAGKKGLECNIYLEDWSNGMRHSREYVFQYLDFLQHEPVKRVMLPDTLGVLIPSEAAAFITETVQRYPAIHFDFHAHNDYDLGTANVLEAVKAGVKGIHLTVNGMGERAGNAPLASAIAVLNDFVPSVRTSVAEKALYRASKLVETFSGLRIPGNKPVVGENVFTQTAGIHADGDKKNKLYFSDLMPERFGRQRVYALGKTSGKANIENNLLQLGIHLSEPDLKKVTKRIIELGDRKEAVTQADLPFIISDILDSKTIGEKVKIENYVLTHSRDLKPSVTLKIRVEGELYEESAQGDGQYDAFMNALKKVYRKRKQELPALTDYSVHIPPGGKSDALCETIITWKYNKKEFKTRGLDSDQTVSAIKATQKMLNL
- the leuC gene encoding 3-isopropylmalate dehydratase large subunit — its product is MPATLFDKVWDSHVVRKIEDGPDILFIDRHFIHEVTSPVAFLGLANRGLKVMFPQKTFATADHNTPTINQHLPVEDPLSAKQLQALEVNTALHGISHWGLGNPKNGIVHVVGPENGITLPGMTIVCGDSHTSTHGAFGAIAFGIGTSEVEMVLSSQCIMQPKPKKMRINVNGRLGRGITPKDVALYIISKLTAAGATGYFVEYAGEVFRNMSMEGRMTVCNMSIEMGARGGMVAPDETTFAYIRDREQAPSGEAWEQALSYWKTLKSDEGAAFDLEHYFDAADIEPMITYGTNPGMGMGITQHIPTAGEAGGGKSSYEKSLQYMGFREAEGMLGKKVDYVFIGSCTNGRIEDFRSFASIVKGRKKADHVTAWIVPGSHVVEKQIREEGIYDILIEAGFELRQPGCSACLAMNDDKIPAGKYAVSTSNRNFEGRQGPGSRTMLASPLVAAAAAVTGVVTDPRELLAEEELVASL
- the leuD gene encoding 3-isopropylmalate dehydratase small subunit, whose amino-acid sequence is MAYDKFTVLKSRAVPMPIENVDTDQIIPARFLKATERKGFGDNLFRDWRYDAQGAPRKDFVLNDPTYSGKILVGGKNFGSGSSREHAAWAVYDYGFRCVVSSFFADIFKNNSLNVGILPVQVSPEFLDKLFSAIIANPETELEVSLPEQVIRIPATGDSESFDINSYKKHNLMNGFDDIDYLQAMKDDIGAFAERSRY